The Dehalogenimonas lykanthroporepellens BL-DC-9 genome includes a window with the following:
- a CDS encoding putative PAS/PAC sensor protein (TIGRFAM: PAS sensor protein~PFAM: PAS fold-3 domain protein; PAS fold-4 domain protein~KEGG: glo:Glov_0136 multi-sensor signal transduction histidine kinase~SMART: PAC repeat-containing protein; PAS domain containing protein) → MKTNIARYWISWLSAAVIFVGFYLLSRTDYLLFHSLIELFGIVVAFSVFIIAWNSRRFLDNHYLLLVGIGFLFVSILNAFHTLSYRGMGIFQDFEPTNLAAQFWITARYLQSLVLLTAPLFIFRRLNIGLAFSGFALATFLVIWSILVWETFPLTFSLETGLTSFKIASEYFIAFILIFAIWLIYRRRTSFSGGVVRYLIIAMVMNIVAEMAFTIYTDAYGIANALGHLSLVISYYFIYKSLIETGISRPFDLMFRNLKESEQKLRIVTDFTYTWEYWVSPRREFLFMSSSCDRLTGYTRDEFFADPDLFLRIIHEDDVERVREHLNDPNLSKLDDNEMEYRIIHRDGRVIWLGHVCRPVFDHNGDYAGRRASNRDITAQVEYRQELRRSAEEWQSTFDSIQDAVILLDSQHHIVRANRAFAGFFNFSPEEAVGRYCHDIIHGTTRPHLLCPHRRTMSDGITVSEELFEPRINRYIEATTSPILDKSGSCIGSVHIIKDIHERKTAESERENLLRQVENQRHLLQHTLDQLPSGVVVRDPDGNLLIANSEIIRIFGPLPAHISEFATLNCYQTDGRRYTGNDWPMSRTVTTGETVTGEEIKILKEGEEPMTVLGATAPVRNDDKDIIANVGVFSDITKRKQAEELLQNLTGELENRIRERTRELVAAHDKLLEQLELRVTAEESLRSLSNRLLKVQEEEKRAVARELHDQTGQSLTVLKLLLAGC, encoded by the coding sequence TTGAAAACCAACATTGCCCGATATTGGATAAGCTGGCTTTCAGCCGCGGTTATTTTCGTTGGGTTTTATCTGCTCAGCCGAACCGATTATCTTTTATTCCATAGCCTGATAGAATTGTTCGGGATAGTGGTCGCCTTTTCGGTATTCATCATCGCCTGGAACTCCCGACGCTTTCTGGACAACCATTACCTCCTGCTGGTCGGCATCGGTTTTCTGTTTGTCAGTATACTCAATGCCTTCCACACGCTGTCCTACCGAGGCATGGGCATATTCCAGGATTTCGAACCGACCAACCTGGCCGCCCAGTTCTGGATAACCGCCAGATACCTGCAAAGTCTTGTACTATTGACCGCCCCTCTTTTCATCTTTCGGCGCCTGAATATCGGCCTGGCCTTCTCCGGATTTGCTTTGGCTACCTTCCTGGTCATCTGGTCCATCCTGGTCTGGGAGACTTTTCCGCTGACTTTCTCGCTGGAAACAGGCCTGACCAGCTTCAAGATCGCCAGCGAATACTTCATTGCTTTTATCCTGATATTCGCCATCTGGTTGATATATCGCCGCCGTACCAGTTTTTCCGGCGGTGTCGTCAGATATCTGATAATCGCCATGGTAATGAATATCGTTGCTGAAATGGCATTTACCATCTACACCGACGCCTACGGCATCGCCAACGCTCTGGGTCACCTATCCCTGGTGATTTCCTACTATTTCATTTACAAAAGCCTGATAGAAACCGGCATCTCACGACCTTTTGATTTGATGTTCAGAAACCTCAAGGAGAGTGAACAGAAACTTCGCATCGTCACCGATTTTACCTATACCTGGGAGTACTGGGTTTCCCCCCGGCGCGAGTTTCTTTTCATGTCCTCGTCCTGCGACCGGTTAACGGGTTATACTCGAGATGAATTTTTCGCCGACCCGGACCTGTTCCTCCGCATTATCCATGAAGATGACGTCGAAAGGGTTCGGGAACATCTGAACGACCCCAATTTGTCCAAGCTGGATGACAACGAGATGGAGTATCGCATCATCCATCGGGACGGCCGGGTCATCTGGCTGGGGCATGTCTGCCGCCCGGTTTTCGACCACAACGGTGACTACGCCGGCCGAAGAGCTTCCAACCGTGATATCACTGCTCAGGTTGAATACCGGCAGGAGTTGCGCCGCTCCGCCGAGGAGTGGCAATCTACTTTCGACTCCATCCAGGACGCGGTTATCCTGCTGGACAGCCAGCACCACATAGTCAGGGCTAACCGCGCTTTCGCTGGCTTCTTCAATTTCAGCCCGGAGGAGGCTGTCGGCCGTTACTGCCACGATATAATTCACGGCACCACCCGGCCGCACCTGCTCTGTCCCCACAGGCGAACCATGAGTGACGGGATAACAGTGTCCGAAGAGTTGTTCGAACCCCGCATCAACCGGTATATAGAAGCAACGACGTCTCCCATTCTGGACAAATCCGGAAGTTGCATCGGCAGTGTCCATATCATCAAGGACATCCATGAGCGAAAAACAGCTGAAAGCGAGCGGGAGAACCTGTTAAGACAGGTGGAAAATCAGCGACACCTGCTTCAGCATACCCTGGACCAGTTACCGTCCGGAGTCGTCGTCCGCGATCCCGACGGCAATCTGCTCATAGCCAACAGCGAGATCATCCGGATCTTCGGACCTCTGCCCGCACATATTTCCGAGTTCGCTACCTTGAATTGTTATCAGACCGACGGGCGGCGATACACCGGAAACGACTGGCCGATGTCACGGACGGTGACAACCGGCGAAACGGTTACCGGCGAAGAGATAAAAATATTAAAGGAAGGTGAGGAACCGATGACCGTTCTCGGGGCGACAGCTCCGGTCAGGAATGATGATAAGGATATTATCGCCAATGTCGGGGTCTTCAGCGATATCACTAAACGAAAGCAAGCTGAGGAGTTGTTGCAAAATCTGACCGGCGAACTTGAAAATCGCATCCGTGAGCGCACCCGGGAACTGGTAGCCGCCCATGACAAACTGCTGGAGCAGTTGGAATTACGGGTTACGGCGGAGGAATCACTCCGATCTCTATCAAACCGCTTGTTGAAGGTACAGGAAGAGGAAAAAAGGGCGGTTGCGCGGGAACTGCACGACCAGACCGGCCAGAGTCTGACTGTCTTGAAATTACTTTTAGCAGGGTGCTGA
- a CDS encoding O-acetylhomoserine/O-acetylserine sulfhydrylase (TIGRFAM: O-acetylhomoserine/O-acetylserine sulfhydrylase~KEGG: mmh:Mmah_0385 O-acetylhomoserine sulfhydrolase~PFAM: Cys/Met metabolism pyridoxal-phosphate-dependent protein), which produces MNNQNLETIVVHAGQETPDPTTGSRAVPIYQTTSFMFKDSAHAANLFALKEFGNIYTRIMNPTTDVFEKRVAAIEGGTGALAVASGQAAETLALLNITRPGDQIVATSNLYGGTYELFHYTFPKLGREVLFVPSGNPEAIKAAITPKTRAVYTETIGNPKLDVPDFEVIADIAHQAGIPLVVDNTVGVGLVRPFDFGADIVIASATKYIGGHGTSIGGIIVDSGKFDWSNGKFPEFTEPDPSHHGLKFWETFGDFPNLGNVAYIIKARRQLLRDLGASISPFNSFQLLQGLETLILRQERHSENALKTAEFLRNHPAVDWVTYPGLPDSPDHEIARKYLGNRFGGLVGFGIKGGTETGSRFINSVKLFSHLANIGDAKSLVIHPASTTHQQLTAEEQASAGVSPEYIRLSIGIEHIDDIIGDLDQALKKAVQKR; this is translated from the coding sequence TTGAATAATCAGAATTTGGAGACCATCGTTGTACACGCCGGGCAGGAAACTCCTGACCCGACTACCGGTTCTCGCGCTGTTCCCATCTACCAGACGACATCATTCATGTTCAAGGACTCGGCTCATGCCGCCAACCTTTTCGCCCTCAAGGAATTCGGTAACATCTATACGCGTATCATGAACCCGACGACGGACGTATTCGAAAAGCGGGTCGCCGCCATTGAGGGCGGAACCGGAGCCCTGGCGGTGGCATCCGGTCAGGCCGCCGAAACACTGGCCTTGCTGAATATAACCCGGCCTGGCGACCAGATCGTGGCCACCAGCAATCTTTATGGCGGTACTTACGAACTGTTCCATTACACCTTCCCCAAGCTGGGCAGGGAAGTGCTTTTCGTGCCTTCAGGCAACCCTGAAGCCATCAAGGCCGCCATTACCCCTAAAACGCGAGCCGTGTATACCGAAACCATCGGCAACCCCAAGCTGGATGTTCCTGACTTTGAAGTCATCGCCGATATCGCTCATCAGGCCGGCATACCGCTGGTGGTTGATAATACCGTCGGTGTCGGACTAGTCAGACCGTTCGATTTCGGCGCCGACATTGTAATCGCCTCGGCGACGAAATATATCGGCGGCCACGGAACTTCTATTGGCGGTATTATCGTCGATTCCGGCAAATTCGATTGGAGCAACGGTAAGTTCCCGGAATTTACCGAACCCGACCCTTCCCACCATGGCCTCAAGTTCTGGGAAACCTTCGGCGACTTCCCGAATCTGGGAAATGTGGCATATATTATCAAGGCACGGCGACAGTTACTACGCGATCTGGGAGCCTCAATATCTCCGTTCAACTCCTTTCAATTGCTTCAGGGACTGGAAACGCTGATACTACGTCAGGAACGCCATTCCGAGAACGCACTGAAAACGGCTGAGTTTCTGCGTAACCATCCGGCGGTGGATTGGGTAACCTACCCTGGCTTGCCGGACAGCCCTGACCATGAGATTGCCAGAAAATACCTGGGGAACAGGTTCGGCGGTCTGGTCGGTTTCGGCATCAAAGGCGGGACCGAAACCGGTTCCAGATTCATCAACTCGGTCAAACTTTTTTCGCATCTGGCCAACATCGGCGACGCCAAGAGCCTGGTTATTCATCCCGCCTCCACCACCCACCAGCAGCTGACCGCCGAAGAACAGGCTTCCGCCGGGGTCAGCCCGGAATATATCCGGCTGTCCATTGGTATTGAGCATATTGATGACATTATCGGCGACCTTGATCAAGCCCTCAAAAAGGCCGTGCAGAAGAGGTGA
- a CDS encoding homoserine O-acetyltransferase (TIGRFAM: homoserine O-acetyltransferase~KEGG: sat:SYN_01260 homoserine O-acetyltransferase~PFAM: alpha/beta hydrolase fold): MKGLLAENQIGTVKTEYFNIDRLVLDSGEAIAPVILAYETYGRLNEDRSNAVLICHALTGDAHVAGINAATGKQGWWDSMVGPGKAFDTDKYFIICSNVLGGCQGSTGPASPNPATGEPYGLDFPLITIGDMVSAQVRLIDHLRIDQLLAVAGGSMGGMQALIWAVRYPDRMRSVIPIATTTRHSPQQIAFNEVGRQAIMGDPNFNNGRYYNGRKPERGLAMARMVGHITYMSDESMADKFGRRFRERRDGGTKMGTDFEVAGYLQYKGDAFVKRFDANSYLYVTRAIDLYDLAGDKPLPEALAPARNVHFLVLAFKSDWLYPAHQSRELVRGCKLAGIDVTFCEINSTYGHDAFLLEIEEENHLISHFLHKISRQSDGKAGSAVSHG; encoded by the coding sequence ATGAAGGGACTGCTGGCTGAAAACCAAATCGGAACGGTCAAAACGGAATATTTCAACATTGACCGGCTGGTGCTGGATTCCGGAGAGGCAATCGCTCCGGTTATCCTGGCCTATGAGACTTACGGCCGGCTGAACGAAGACCGTTCCAACGCGGTACTCATCTGTCATGCTCTGACCGGGGACGCCCATGTCGCCGGCATCAATGCGGCTACCGGCAAGCAGGGCTGGTGGGACAGCATGGTCGGACCGGGCAAGGCTTTTGATACCGACAAGTACTTCATAATCTGCTCCAATGTACTGGGAGGTTGCCAGGGATCTACCGGACCGGCTTCGCCAAATCCGGCGACAGGTGAACCATATGGTTTGGATTTCCCGTTGATCACCATCGGCGATATGGTATCCGCCCAGGTCAGGCTGATTGACCACCTCCGGATAGATCAACTATTGGCGGTGGCCGGCGGTAGCATGGGGGGAATGCAGGCACTGATCTGGGCGGTGCGCTACCCCGACCGGATGCGGTCGGTTATCCCCATCGCTACAACTACCCGTCACTCTCCTCAACAGATAGCCTTCAACGAGGTCGGCCGCCAGGCAATCATGGGTGACCCCAATTTCAACAACGGACGGTACTATAACGGACGCAAGCCTGAAAGAGGTCTGGCCATGGCGCGCATGGTCGGCCATATTACCTACATGAGCGACGAGTCCATGGCTGATAAATTCGGCCGCCGCTTCCGGGAAAGACGTGACGGCGGGACCAAGATGGGAACCGATTTCGAAGTAGCCGGGTACCTTCAGTACAAGGGAGATGCCTTCGTCAAAAGATTCGATGCCAATTCCTATCTCTATGTTACCCGGGCTATCGACCTGTACGACCTGGCTGGTGACAAACCCCTCCCGGAAGCGCTGGCCCCGGCCAGAAACGTACATTTTCTGGTACTGGCCTTTAAAAGCGACTGGCTGTACCCGGCTCACCAGTCCAGAGAACTGGTCAGGGGCTGTAAGCTGGCTGGTATCGACGTGACCTTCTGCGAGATCAACTCAACCTACGGACACGACGCCTTCCTGCTGGAAATTGAAGAAGAAAACCACCTGATTTCTCATTTCCTGCACAAAATCAGTCGGCAAAGTGACGGAAAAGCCGGTTCGGCGGTAAGTCATGGATAA
- a CDS encoding HAD-superfamily hydrolase, subfamily IA, variant 3 (KEGG: aac:Aaci_2469 HAD-superfamily hydrolase, subfamily IA, variant 3~TIGRFAM: HAD-superfamily hydrolase, subfamily IA, variant 3~PFAM: Haloacid dehalogenase domain protein hydrolase) encodes MIRAFIFDLDGVLVQTEKLKALAYDLAVQEILGTKAPDQRAGQAYAEVIGASRETTSRYVMEKLGLEKPLRAIMGQYGVSTPWDALTAARYRIYDRMVADPRVLRDNRWPYNVAVLKMARRMGCSTALTTLSKRPDVERVIAALDIRYLLDLVLTAEDISRGKPDPEIYLKAAQLLGMAPAECLVLEDSLNGITAATRAGMNVIAMATPFTGAAIHASKLVDDKWIIHRPEDVTEIIERRIAGLNRIASVQ; translated from the coding sequence ATGATTCGCGCTTTCATCTTCGACCTGGACGGCGTGCTGGTACAGACGGAAAAATTGAAAGCCCTCGCCTACGATCTGGCGGTTCAGGAAATACTGGGAACAAAAGCGCCCGACCAGCGGGCAGGTCAGGCGTACGCCGAAGTCATCGGCGCCAGCCGTGAGACAACATCACGATACGTGATGGAGAAGCTGGGGCTGGAGAAACCCTTACGGGCTATTATGGGACAATACGGGGTGTCGACTCCATGGGATGCCCTGACCGCGGCGCGATATCGAATTTACGACCGCATGGTGGCCGACCCCCGGGTTCTGCGCGATAACCGGTGGCCGTATAATGTCGCCGTCCTGAAAATGGCGCGACGGATGGGTTGTTCCACCGCTCTGACTACCCTTTCGAAGCGCCCTGATGTCGAACGGGTTATCGCCGCCCTTGATATCCGTTATCTCCTGGATCTGGTGCTGACCGCCGAGGATATCTCCCGGGGAAAACCGGATCCGGAAATCTACCTGAAGGCGGCGCAACTCCTCGGCATGGCACCAGCGGAATGCCTGGTTCTGGAAGACTCGCTCAACGGTATTACGGCGGCCACCCGCGCCGGTATGAATGTCATCGCCATGGCTACCCCTTTTACCGGAGCCGCCATCCACGCCAGCAAACTGGTCGATGATAAATGGATCATTCACCGCCCGGAAGATGTAACTGAAATCATCGAACGTCGGATAGCCGGCCTGAACCGAATCGCCAGCGTACAATGA
- a CDS encoding response regulator receiver protein (KEGG: dev:DhcVS_934 DNA-binding response regulator, LuxR family~PFAM: response regulator receiver~SMART: response regulator receiver) codes for MKFSHSKIIRIVLADDHRIVRQGIRSLLENETDFQVIGEAGDGSEALEMVNRLSPDILVTDLSMPYYSGIEIARKIKASRLQTRIVILSMHKDEPYILHALESGVSCYLLKDFGIEHLATAIRHAMAGRRYVSPPLSMPTLN; via the coding sequence ATGAAGTTCAGTCATTCAAAGATAATCAGAATCGTCCTGGCCGACGACCATAGAATCGTCCGGCAGGGCATCCGCAGTCTGCTGGAAAACGAGACCGATTTTCAGGTCATCGGCGAAGCCGGCGACGGGTCTGAAGCACTGGAAATGGTCAACCGGTTGAGTCCGGATATCTTGGTAACCGATCTGTCGATGCCCTATTACTCCGGAATAGAAATTGCCCGAAAAATCAAGGCCAGCCGGCTTCAAACACGCATCGTGATTCTGTCAATGCACAAAGACGAGCCCTATATATTGCACGCTCTGGAATCCGGTGTCAGCTGTTATCTGCTCAAGGACTTCGGCATCGAGCATCTCGCCACAGCCATCCGCCACGCCATGGCCGGAAGAAGATATGTCAGCCCCCCGCTTTCCATGCCGACGCTGAACTAG
- a CDS encoding histidine kinase (KEGG: det:DET1064 sensory box sensor histidine kinase~PFAM: ATP-binding region ATPase domain protein~SMART: ATP-binding region ATPase domain protein), whose amino-acid sequence MRALLSEISEMVTQIIRQVRNLSLSLRPGILDDLGLIPALEWLFKQLNEQTGLVVKFSHDDSPALPNDVNIGVFRIIQEALTNVLRYAGTLEAEVKLTIREEVLLIHIADRGKGFDSSSIGAGQSTGISAMRERAALLGGQFAIISRPGQGTIVNVSIPISKIQ is encoded by the coding sequence ATGAGGGCGCTCCTGTCGGAAATCTCCGAGATGGTCACCCAGATAATCCGCCAGGTTCGGAATCTGTCGTTATCCCTGCGGCCGGGGATTCTGGATGACCTGGGGCTGATTCCGGCGCTGGAATGGCTGTTCAAGCAATTGAACGAGCAGACAGGTCTGGTGGTGAAGTTCAGTCACGACGACTCTCCTGCGTTACCGAACGACGTTAATATCGGGGTATTCAGAATAATTCAGGAAGCCTTGACCAACGTTCTGCGTTACGCCGGAACTCTCGAAGCGGAGGTGAAACTGACCATCAGGGAGGAAGTATTGTTGATCCACATTGCCGACCGGGGCAAAGGCTTCGACAGCTCAAGTATAGGCGCCGGCCAATCTACCGGCATCTCGGCCATGCGGGAGAGGGCGGCCTTACTCGGTGGACAGTTCGCCATCATATCCAGACCGGGCCAGGGGACTATTGTGAATGTGTCGATACCGATATCGAAAATTCAGTAA
- a CDS encoding transcriptional regulator, BadM/Rrf2 family (KEGG: mta:Moth_1653 BadM/Rrf2 family transcriptional regulator~TIGRFAM: transcriptional regulator, Rrf2 family~PFAM: protein of unknown function UPF0074) yields the protein MKLSTRARYGTRALLDLAQNYGDQVIPIKDIARRQQISLSYLEHLIGPLVDARLIQSVRGAKGGLKLAKSPEAIKLSEVVSLLEGPIEPVECIHNPEKCDRSLFCATRDIWDDMGRAITEVLGQTTLADLVSRQQAKMSNDSDMYYI from the coding sequence ATGAAATTGAGCACCCGAGCCCGCTACGGCACCCGCGCTTTGCTGGACCTGGCCCAGAATTACGGCGACCAGGTAATCCCCATCAAGGATATCGCCCGGCGGCAACAGATATCCCTGTCTTATCTGGAGCATCTGATAGGGCCGCTGGTGGACGCGCGACTGATTCAATCGGTTCGCGGCGCCAAGGGCGGACTCAAACTGGCTAAATCTCCTGAAGCTATCAAACTGAGTGAGGTGGTCAGCCTGCTGGAAGGCCCCATCGAGCCGGTGGAATGTATCCACAATCCGGAAAAATGCGACCGTTCCCTATTCTGCGCAACCAGAGATATCTGGGATGACATGGGACGAGCCATCACCGAGGTGCTGGGGCAGACGACACTGGCCGACCTGGTAAGCCGTCAGCAGGCCAAGATGTCCAATGATAGCGACATGTATTATATCTAA
- a CDS encoding transposase IS4 family protein (PFAM: transposase IS4 family protein~KEGG: gme:Gmet_2883 transposase IS4): MRGKVENQSLMLCSLTPDQLVPQGHPIRRIKPLVDQALKELSPVFNKMYEDFGRPSIPPERLLKASLLIALYSIRSERQFCERLRYDLLFKWFMDLNITDPGFDASSFSKNRQRLIEHQVAREFFGAVVSQARRQKLLSDDHFTVDGTLLEAWASLKSFRPKDGGEPPKGGGKNPSVDFHGERRVNATHRSTTDPEARLARKGAGKEARLCFAGHVLMENRTGLVVDVVVSTATGTAERDTALEMLERVPGKHRITVGADKGYDTEDFVTTCRDFNTTPHVACKKWSAIDGRTTRHAGYSVSQRVRKRVEEIFGWVKTVGGGRKLRYKGVNRNQLWAELTVAAYNLVRMAKLVPASPAQG, translated from the coding sequence TTGCGCGGCAAGGTAGAAAATCAATCCCTCATGCTCTGCTCGCTGACACCAGATCAGCTTGTACCCCAGGGCCATCCTATCCGGCGAATCAAACCCCTTGTTGACCAAGCTCTCAAAGAACTCTCTCCCGTTTTCAACAAGATGTACGAAGACTTTGGCCGGCCATCAATACCGCCGGAGCGTCTGCTCAAGGCGTCGTTGCTTATCGCTCTCTACTCGATCCGCAGTGAGCGGCAGTTCTGTGAACGGCTACGGTATGATCTCCTGTTCAAGTGGTTTATGGATCTCAACATCACGGATCCAGGTTTTGACGCCTCGAGTTTCTCAAAGAACAGGCAGAGACTGATAGAGCATCAGGTAGCACGTGAGTTTTTTGGCGCGGTGGTGAGTCAAGCGCGGCGGCAGAAGTTGCTATCGGATGACCATTTCACCGTGGACGGCACCTTGCTGGAAGCCTGGGCTTCGTTGAAGAGCTTTCGGCCGAAGGACGGTGGGGAACCGCCGAAAGGCGGCGGCAAGAATCCGAGTGTGGATTTCCACGGCGAACGCCGGGTCAATGCTACGCACCGGTCAACCACCGACCCAGAGGCCCGGCTGGCCAGAAAAGGGGCGGGCAAAGAAGCCAGATTGTGTTTTGCCGGACATGTCCTCATGGAAAACCGCACCGGGCTGGTAGTGGACGTGGTGGTAAGCACGGCGACCGGGACAGCGGAAAGAGACACCGCACTTGAGATGCTGGAGAGGGTACCGGGGAAACATCGGATAACGGTGGGTGCGGACAAGGGCTACGACACAGAGGATTTTGTGACTACCTGCCGGGATTTCAACACCACACCACATGTAGCCTGTAAGAAGTGGTCGGCGATAGATGGACGTACCACCCGGCATGCCGGTTACAGTGTCAGCCAGAGGGTGCGCAAGCGCGTTGAGGAGATATTCGGTTGGGTCAAGACAGTGGGAGGAGGTCGAAAGCTTAGGTACAAAGGTGTCAATCGCAACCAACTCTGGGCGGAATTGACGGTGGCGGCTTACAATCTGGTGCGGATGGCCAAATTGGTGCCCGCCAGTCCGGCACAGGGGTGA